One genomic window of Pieris rapae chromosome 15, ilPieRapa1.1, whole genome shotgun sequence includes the following:
- the LOC110995343 gene encoding uncharacterized protein LOC110995343, translating into MATAIVRCIILFLFTTCVIADEIELEATSGVVLKMLREMANQTSADTLNLPANATSIRENITDTFSCENRVYGYYADVDNDCQIFHVCLPSQTQSGRNVTYRWSFICPAETVFNQEVLVCTRSIDSIPCEDSPAYYDLNMEIGKVADKKEDTQSINQTETSTNKNEVKETENVTVKNQMRFPSRKKQNMVERLIEKAVEEMNKMEDEVTDTGDNIESDDTNMSANIEMTQPEEIVELKPEVPEMDATFENSRLGTERSLRTGRHGWRGSYRYRSNQY; encoded by the exons ATGGCGACAGCAATAGTAAGGTGCAtaattttattcctttttacAACATGTGTGATAGCTGATGAAATAGAGTTGGAAGCGACGAGTGGAGTTGTACTAAAAATGCTTAGA gAGATGGCGAACCAGACCAGTGCTGACACACTTAATTTGCCAGCAAACGCTACATCTATAAGGGAAAATATTACCGATACGTTTAG ctGCGAGAATAGAGTGTACGGATATTACGCGGACGTTGACAACGACTGTCAGATCTTCCATGTTTGTCTCCCGTCACAGACGCAGTCAGGAAGAAACGTCACCTATCGCTGGAGCTTCATCTGCCCAGCTGAAACAGTTTTCAACCAG GAAGTGTTAGTCTGTACAAGGTCCATAGATTCTATTCCCTGCGAGGATTCACCTGCATACTATGACCTAAATATGGAAATAGGGAAAGTTGCTGACAAGAAAGAAGATACGCAATCCATAAACCAAACTGAAACAAGCACAAATAAGAATGAAGTAAAGGAAACCGAAAATGTAACGGTCAAGAACCAAATGCGATTTCCCAGCCGCAAGAAGCAAAATATGGTTGAAAGACTTATAGAAAAAGCTGTCGAAGAAATGAACAAAATGGAGGATGAAGTAACCGACACAGGGGATAATATTGAAAGTGATGATACAAATATGAGTGCTAATATTGAAATGACGCAGCCAGAGGAAATAGTAGAATTGAAACCCGAGGTGCCAGAAATGGATGCCACATTTGAAAATTCTAGGTTAGGAACGGAAAGAAGTTTAAGAACAGGACGACATGGCTGGAGAGGGTCATATAGATACAGAAGCAATCAATACTAA
- the LOC110995348 gene encoding uncharacterized protein LOC110995348 isoform X1, whose translation MKMADTEGPVTVSDLPITFQVKYLGQSDARGLWGIKHTRKPVDLMVAAAKALPPGEMLPIVKLTITVEGVHLETLNHGTKRDEFEHMTVFFNIESISYGVQDLVYTRVFSMIIVKDNADVKGLNPFECHAFVCESRNSARRLTYSLAAAFQDYSRRVKEMQTTTTELDERPPSQKPKKRFAIDLRTPEEIEADLETEA comes from the exons ATGAAAATGGCGGACACAGAAGGACCTGTCACTGTCAGTGATTTACCTATCACTTTTCAA gtCAAATATTTAGGTCAAAGCGACGCACGAGGACTATGGGGCATCAAGCACACCAGGAAACCAGTGGACCTTATGGTTGCAGCAGCTAAGGCATTACCACCAG GTGAAATGTTACCAATCGTGAAGTTGACGATCACAGTGGAAGGCGTCCATCTGGAGACCCTCAACCACGGCACAAAACGGGATGAATTCGAACATATGACA gtattttttaacatagaaTCAATATCATACGGCGTCCAAGACCTGGTCTACACCCGTGTCTTCTCGATGATAATAGTCAAGGACAATGCTGACGTTAAAGGGCTGAACCCATTTGAGTGCCACGCCTTTGTCTGCGAATCCAG GAATTCCGCTCGTCGATTGACGTATTCACTTGCTGCTGCTTTCCAGGATTACTCCAGACGAGTAAAAGAGATGCAGACTACTACA ACAGAACTGGATGAGAGGCCGCCGAGTCAGAAACCAAAGAAACGTTTTGCCATCGACTTGAGGACACCAGAAGAAATTGAGGCTGATTTGGAAACAGAGGCATAA
- the LOC110995348 gene encoding uncharacterized protein LOC110995348 isoform X2 has product MKMADTEGPVTVSDLPITFQVKYLGQSDARGLWGIKHTRKPVDLMVAAAKALPPGEMLPIVKLTITVEGVHLETLNHGTKRDEFEHMTVFFNIESISYGVQDLVYTRVFSMIIVKDNADVKGLNPFECHAFVCESRNSARRLTYSLAAAFQDYSRRVKEMQTTTELDERPPSQKPKKRFAIDLRTPEEIEADLETEA; this is encoded by the exons ATGAAAATGGCGGACACAGAAGGACCTGTCACTGTCAGTGATTTACCTATCACTTTTCAA gtCAAATATTTAGGTCAAAGCGACGCACGAGGACTATGGGGCATCAAGCACACCAGGAAACCAGTGGACCTTATGGTTGCAGCAGCTAAGGCATTACCACCAG GTGAAATGTTACCAATCGTGAAGTTGACGATCACAGTGGAAGGCGTCCATCTGGAGACCCTCAACCACGGCACAAAACGGGATGAATTCGAACATATGACA gtattttttaacatagaaTCAATATCATACGGCGTCCAAGACCTGGTCTACACCCGTGTCTTCTCGATGATAATAGTCAAGGACAATGCTGACGTTAAAGGGCTGAACCCATTTGAGTGCCACGCCTTTGTCTGCGAATCCAG GAATTCCGCTCGTCGATTGACGTATTCACTTGCTGCTGCTTTCCAGGATTACTCCAGACGAGTAAAAGAGATGCAGACTACTACAG AACTGGATGAGAGGCCGCCGAGTCAGAAACCAAAGAAACGTTTTGCCATCGACTTGAGGACACCAGAAGAAATTGAGGCTGATTTGGAAACAGAGGCATAA
- the LOC123689783 gene encoding uncharacterized protein LOC123689783 has translation MHRILIVLILLKSVIAEDDSDEKYIDALPEEEKREFLEKIARRIFEDYQNSNVPKVSSVNISDEVLDSHTAYVHNILKEERSNTKKSIIRSDSQDNIPKSKEYERNNSENEKFIDLTMRASKREKRRNAQNENHRNKDIFIPVVPLYDDSDSQKPNKNHVIVQSIDKSAVIETTKSYKQHEDDYESSSISLRHSFIYDDSEDFDNHKSTVIDNFEPSLRDNDKKSSEETIKDESKSLFENNTTDHTVTSTTTDHVVNLRKTINDEPSLFHNLNENETIELKSVENVSKINESTEFETDKARNNSYSEVTLKPYSIAFDKNILDIIKDNPALVRSKTVLDGSVSVKTDPSIGHSAKNVTINKLELFSGSNVSEEDLHITTKAVITEISAFKTENVVTVKPNTRNGSFDVTDDNNEKYRARKTYPKQKIEENRNFMQNVNKIHSWESRSGENKSVYYVYEVSAERPPFVITKSQKDNEHPHYAPVHNYSPENAYYNPYNRFGPNENDMDSDDSQEQFRNKKNMVKQNQRSRFKNINNNYFNPYKLNLYNILKHKKPYDMMVPQPVIPNSNNYNPNDYIDMDYFFGRKNDYLRQGKLNRNNLPDTNESDHPYANYHKSNTFNYVDAVRKLLYAKQMFGYVPSVNETRQRHTKTLRDNLHDILNIDNSKDKNDIAIDYYFGRQNSHEEIDKFNSQFYIYNQFHPMTPIPSKHNKLKIKSKTNAVIDGKETDIVESTLTVIKDFIKMDNDALVNYDWLRTAVDVRTALEKLYDLTESLKASEHLHPYDLELLKYVIYIYKSSDLALNDTISLTSLQTSLNELRKNIKKKSLVPKINKKKKGFKSAVKMWREFATFLRSLMQSKKEFLNNFLSLLVEVQFFLNDFHDAIKHVALITTYKSQNWYTDLKNLYFRHADRRKILTILLHLSASKLFGLIEETKDILEDSFLNFVKNNKEEVDKARNEFVYILKLLSELRKIN, from the exons ATGCATCGAATACTTATAGTGCTCATATTATTGAAGAGTGTTATCGCTGAGGATGACAGCGATGAAAAGTATATTGATGCTTTACCTGAAGAGGAGAAGCGGGAGTTTCTAGAGAAGATTGCGAGAAGAATATTTGAGGATTATCAGAACAGTAATGTTCCTAAGGTTTCATCGGTGAATATTTCGGATGAGGTCTTAGATTCACATACTGCTTACGTACATAATATTCTAAAAGAAGAAAGGagcaatacaaaaaaatcaataataagaTCAGACAGTCAAGATAATATTCCGAAAAGTAAAGAATATGAAAGAAATAatagtgaaaatgaaaaatttatagaCTTAACTATGCGTGCCAGTAAAAGGGAAAAACGGAGAAATGCACAAAATGAAAACCATAGAAATAAGGACATATTTATTCCAGTTGTTCCTTTGTATGATGATTCAGATTCacaaaaaccaaataaaaatcatgttATAGTTCAATCAATCGATAAGTCTGCAGTGATAGAAACAACCAAATCGTATAAGCAGCACGAAGACGACTACGAGAGTTCATCAATAAGTTTAAggcattcttttatttatgatgATAGTGAAGACTTTGACAACCATAAATCTACAGTAATTGATAATTTTGAACCAAGTTTAAGAGATAATGACAAAAAATCATCAGAAGAAACTATAAAAGATGAATCAAAAAGTTTGTTTGAAAACAATACAACTGATCACACTGTCACATCCACAACTACAGACCATGTTGTTAATTTACGCAAAACTATCAACGATGAACCAAGCCTTTTTCATAATCTCAATGAGAATGAaactattgaattaaaatctgtagaaaatgtttcaaaaattaatgaaagtaCAGAGTTTGAAACAGATAAAGCaagaaataatagttattCAGAAGTTACTTTGAAACCTTACTCGATTgcatttgataaaaatatactagatATCATAAAAGATAATCCAGCACTCGTAAGAAGTAAAACTGTTTTAGATGGTAGTGTATCGGTTAAGACTGATCCAAGTATAGGACATAGTGCAAAAAATGTGACAATCAATAAATTAGAACTTTTCAGTGGTTCCAATGTATCAGAAGAAGATTTACATATCACAACTAAAGCCGTGATAACAGAAATATCTGCCTTTAAAACAGAGAATGTTGTAACTGTTAAGCCCAATACAAGAAATGGTTCATTCGATGTTACAGACGATAATAATGAAAAGTACAGAGCCCGAAAGACATATCCCAAGCAAAAAATAGAGGAGAATAGAAACTTTAtgcaaaatgttaataaaattcatagtTGGGAAAGCAGATCTGGGGAAAACAAgtctgtatattatgtatatgaagttt CTGCTGAGCGACCCCCTTTTGTAATCACGAAATCGCAAAAAGATAATGAGCATCCACATTATGCACCGGTTCATAATTACTCGCCAGAAAATGCATACTACAACCCTTATAACCGCTTTGGACCCAATGAGAACGATATGGATAGTGATGATTCTCAGGAACAGttcagaaacaaaaaaaacatggtaAAACAGAACCAACGgagtagatttaaaaatataaacaataattattttaatccatACAAGTTAAAtctctacaatattttgaaacataaaaaacccTACGATATGATGGTTCCACAGCCAGTTATACCCAACAGTAATAACTATAATCCCAATGATTATATAGATATGGACTATTTCTTTGGAAGAAAAAATGATTATCTGAGACAAGGAAAACTCAACAGGAACAATTTACCAGATACAAATGAAAGTGATCATCCTTACgcaaattatcataaaagtaACACATTCAACTATGTAGATGCTGTAAGAAAACTACTTTATGCAAAACAAATGTTTGGTTATGTACCAAGTGTGAACGAGACACGACAACGACATACGAAAACACTTCGTGATAACTTACATGATATACTTAATATCGATAAcagtaaagataaaaatgacaTTGCAATTGACTATTATTTTGGAAGGCAGAACTCTCATgaagaaatagataaatttaatagtcaGTTCTACATATATAACCAATTTCATCCTATGACACCGATTCCATCAAAACATAATAAgttgaaaattaaatctaaaacaaaCGCAGTTATTGATGGAAAGGAAACAGATATTGTAGAATCAACGTTAACCGTAATcaaggattttattaaaatggatAATGATGCTTTGGTAAATTATGATTGGCTTAGAACTGCCGTAGATGTCCGAACTGccttagaaaaattatatgatttaac aGAGAGCTTAAAAGCTAGCGAACACTTACATCCTTACGACTTGGAACTATTAAAATACGTCATCTACATATACAAATCATCAGATTTAGCATTAAACGACACTATAAGCTTAACATCGCTACAAACAAGCCTCAATGAGCTTAGAAAgaacataaaaaagaaaagcctggtaccaaaaataaataaaaagaaaaaaggttTCAAATCGGCTGTGAAAATGTGGAGGGAATTCGCTACTTTCCTTAGAAGCCTGATGCAAAGCAAAAAGGAATTTCTCAATAATTTTCTAAGTCTTCTAGTAGAAGTACAGTTCTTTTTGAATgat TTTCACGATGCAATCAAACACGTTGCTTTGATAACTACATATAAATCACAAAATTGGTATACAGACCtaaaaaatctgtatttcCGGCATGCGGACAGAAGaaaaatactaacaatacTACTGCATTTAAGTGCATCCAAACTATTTGGCCTAATAGAAGAGACCAAGGATATTCTAGAAGATAGTTttctaaattttgtaaaaaataataaagaagagGTGGATAAAGCAAGAAAcgaatttgtatacattttaaaattattaagtgagctaaggaaaataaattaa